The genome window CGCAGCGCTGGCCCTGTCAATCGCTCCGTCGGCAACTGCCGCACCGACACAGCTCCTGGCGACGAGCTACCCCGTCACCGGTTCCTTCGGTGATCTGTGGCGCTCTTCAGGTGCTGAGAACGGCTTCTTGCGCCAGCCCACTTCGGGTGAGGTACCCATCCGTGGCGGTGTTTTCCAGAACTTCCAGGGCGGCACCCTCTACTGGACGCCGACGACGGGAGCTCACTCCGTCTCCGGTGACTTCCTGCGGTTCTACGCCGGTCAGGGCTACGAGAACGGTTTTCTCGGATACCCGCTGACGCAGGAAGTGCCGATCCGCAACGGCGTCTTCCAGGTCTTCCAGGGCGGCGTGTTGTACTGGTCGCCGGACGTCGGCGCCCACAGCGTCTCGGGTTCGTTCCGTGAACTATACGGGCAGTTCGGCTACGAAAACGGTGAGCTCGGGTACCCGCGTTCGCAGGAGCTCC of Kineococcus rhizosphaerae contains these proteins:
- a CDS encoding LGFP repeat-containing protein, with amino-acid sequence MRFLRGIAAAGAAALALSIAPSATAAPTQLLATSYPVTGSFGDLWRSSGAENGFLRQPTSGEVPIRGGVFQNFQGGTLYWTPTTGAHSVSGDFLRFYAGQGYENGFLGYPLTQEVPIRNGVFQVFQGGVLYWSPDVGAHSVSGSFRELYGQFGYENGELGYPRSQELRSRAGGVYQQYQGGVMYWSPEEAESGPHVVRSAILIEYGQAGWENGCLGYPLTSQYSYEGYSTVQEFQGGMIWAPPGEEPFVDLWPDESGYRMSGLYPRC